The following nucleotide sequence is from Sandaracinaceae bacterium.
CGCGCGACGTCGATCCCTTCGATCCGGCGGCTCTCGCTCACGCGCGCGGCTTACCACGCGGGGGTGAGGTCAGCCCTCTTCCGGGGAGCGCGCCTCGGGGGGACGCAGCCGGAACTCGCGGCGCACCTGCACCGAGCCGTGGCGTGGCGCCGGGAAGCGCCACCGCGTGACGCGCTCCATCACGCAGCGGGTCAGGGCCTCGTCCGCGCTCGCGCCGCGCGTGACCTCCGCGCGATCGACGTGGCCGTCCGCGTCCACGCGGAGCAGCACCTCGAGATCCACGCTGAGGCCGGGCACCGCCTCGAGGCGCGCCTCGTAGCAGGCCTGGATCTGGATCTGGTACTGCCGCACCACACGCTCGATGGCCGCGGGCGGCAAGCTCGGGACATCGGGGTCGCCGGCCTCGGGCCCCGCGCCGGCCCACGGGCGCCCGGTGGGACGTCCGGGGTAGAGGCAGAAGCCGCGCGCCAGGGCCGCGGCCAGCCAGTCCGGCCGCTCCGTCTCCCCGCGCGGGAGCGTCGCGTCGACCCACCCCTCCACGCGCCCTCCGGGCCAGGACACGCGCGCGCGCGCCCAGTCGCCGTCGGCCTCGAGCAGCTCGAGCGGCGCCCCCGTCGGGACGACCAGCCCGGCCGTCCCATCGATCGACTCCTGGTCGGCGAACAGACAGACGGCGTCCCCCTCGGGCGCGCGCGGCACGCGGCGCTCGGCCTCCCCGGCGTCCGGCCACGCGCACGCGTCGAAGGCGAGCGCGCTCCGCGGCACCACGACGGAGTGCTCCGTGTCGAGCGCGACCGAGACGCGCGCCGCCGCCGTCGAAGACGCGAGCACGAAGACCGGCGCCCCGGCGTCGAGCGTGACCCGCAGGTCCCCCTCCGAGAAGCGCGCCGCGCGGGTCAGGCACGCCATCGGCCAGGCGTCCCGACGCGCGACGCGGCGGTGGGGCGCGTCGTCGATCGCGATGACGAAGGCGTCCGCGTCCGTGCCGATCAGCTGCGCGCTTCGCAGGTAGGTCTCCCCCGCGCCGAGCGCGTCGGTGGGGAAGAGATAGGTGCCCGGGCTGAGGTCCGCGAGGTTCGGGAGATCCGGCAGCGGGCCCTCGTCCTCCTCCTCGTCCCCGGCCGTGCCGCCCACGTCGACCACGGGATCCGGCTCCTGCGCGCGCGTGGGATCGCAGCCGAAGAGGGTCAGGACCGAGAGCAGCGCCAGCGAGCGTCGGGTGCGGGTCTTCATGCGCGATCATCTCCCTCGAGCAGCGACTTCAGCCGCGCGTAGTCTCCATCGACCGAGCTCTTCACCATGCGCTTCATGAGGGGCTTCGCCAGCGCGAAGACGCCGGTGGGATCGCCCTGCACGCGCGCACGGACCCGCGTGCCCTCCGGGACCGGCTCCACGCTGCGGCGCACCTGGATCGGGAACGTGCCCGACGTGCTGGTGATCTCGATCATGCGCCCCGCCTCGAACGCGGTGACCTCGAAGAGGGTCTCGATCTTCTTGCCGAGGAAGCGAGCCTCCTGCGCGTAGGTCGCGCCCAGCTCGAACGGGCCCTCCGAGGTGATGCGGCAGCTCTTCATGCCCTTCTGCCACCTCGGGTTGTTCTCGGGGTCGGCGATGAACGCGAAGACCTCCGCCGGAGGCCGCCGCACGATCACGCTCGACGTGATGTCGATGCCTCTGCTCGGAGAGCTCATGGTCTCTCAGTAGATCAGCCACTCGCGGCGGCGCTCGCGGAACGCCCGCGCGCCGGCCCGCTCGGCCTCGAGCACCTCGGAGAGATCCGCCCTGCCCTCGACCGCGGCGCGATACTCGGGACCGCCGGTCAGCAGATCGACCGCGGGCACGTCACCGATGAACTCGTAGGGATCGGGCCGCCACGCGAAGTCGTCTCCGAGCAGCTTCGCCGCCTCCGCGATCAGGCGCAGGTAGGCGGCGTAGGGCTGGAAGATCTCGGGGTCGGTGACGTGCACCTGCACCCCGCCGCAGATCTGGCCCGCGTGCTTCTGGAACGTCGGCTGAAACGTGGTCGGCCGCAGCGCGGCGCCGTCGATCGGGGCGCGCTCCGCCAGCGCGCCGCCATCGAGCCCGGGCGCGCCCCAGATCTCGAACGGGCGGGTCAGGCCGCGCCCCTCGCTCAGCGCCGTCCCCTCGATCACGCAGCCGCCCGGGTAGACGCGCGCCGTGTCGAGGGTGGGCATGTTCGGCGACGGGAGCACCCACGGCAGCCCCGTCTGCTCGAAGGTCATGCCGCGATCCCAGCCGCGCATCTCGACCACGTGCAGCAGCGCGGGGTCGATCCCCTCGAGCGCGCACACCATCTTGGCGATCTCGCCGACGGTCATCCCGTGCCGCACCGACACGTCGTAGAGCCCCACGAACGAGCGGAAGCCCTCGCGCTGCGGCGCGCCCTCCACGTGCACGCCGCCGAGCGGGTTCGGCCGGTCGAGCACGAGCGTGCGCACGCCCTGCTTGGCCGCCGCCTTCAGCATCAGCGCGCAGCTCCACACGTACGTGTAGTAGCGGCTGCCGACGTCCTGCAGATCCACCACCACGACGTCGAGCCCCTCGAGGTGCTCGGGCTGGGGCGAGAGCGTCTCTTCCGTCGCGCCGTAGAGCGAGTGGATCGGCACCCCGTCGATGGACGCGTCGCCCACGCCGATCATGTCCTGCGCCTCGCCGCCGAAGCCGTGCTCGGGGCCGAAGAGCGCGCGCAGGTCGGCGCCGGCCGCGAGGAGCACGTCGCGCGCGTGGCTCAGATCCTCGTCGACGCTGGCCGGGTGCGCGAGCAGGCCGACCTTGCCGCGGATGTGGAAGAGCGCGTCCGGATCCGAGTCCGCGATCTTCTGGAGCCCCGTCAGGATGGTTCTCATGCTCTCGCCGGCGCCGATCCCGCCTCGCCGGCGAGCTGATAGAGGACGGCCATGCGCACCGCGAGCCCCGCCTCGACCTGGTCGAGCACGAGGCTGCGCGCGCCGTCGGCCACGCTCGGCTCGATCTCGACGCCGCGGTTCATCGGGCCCGGGTGCATGATCAGCGCGTCGTCCGGCGCCGCCGCGAGGCTGCGCGGAGAGATGCCGAACGTGCGGCTGTACTCGCGCAGGCTCGGCAAGAGCGCGCCCGCGAGCCGCTCCTGCTGGATGCGCAACACCATCACCACGTTCGCGCCCTCGAGCGCGGGCTCGAGCCGGTCGAAGACCTCCACGCCCAGGCTCTCGCCCATGGGCGGCAGGAGCGTGCGCGGGCCGACGATGCGCACCTTGGAGCCGAAGAGCGAGAAGAGCAGCGCGTTGCTCCGCGCGACGCGGGAGTGCGCCACGTCGCCGCAGATCGTCACCGTGAGCCCCGCGAGCGTGCCGAGCTTGCGTCGGATGGTGAAGGCGTCGAGCAGCGCCTGCGTCGGGTGCTCGTGCTGCCCGTCGCCCGCGTTGACCACCGAGCAGCCGACGCGCTCGGACACGAAGTGCGGCGCGCCGCTCGCCCCGTGCCGCATGATGACCACGTCCGGGTGCATCGCCTCGAGGGTGCGGACCGTGTCGAGCAGGGTCTCGCCCTTCTTCACGCTCGAGGTGGAGGTCGAGATGTTCACCACGTCGGCGCTGAGCCGCTTGCCGGCGAGCTCGAAGCTGGTGCGCGTCCGCGTGGAGGCCTCGTAGAAGAGGTTGATGACCGTCTTGCCGCGCAGCGTGGGCACTTTGCGGACGGGTCGGCGCGAGACCTCGAAGAACACCTCGGCCGTGTCGAGGATCTGGATGACGTCCTGCGGCTCGAGCCCCTCGATGCCGAGGAGGTGCTTGTGACGGAAAGGCCGGGTCATCGCGCCCCCTCCCGACTCGCGCCGCTCACCTTGGCCGCGGTGGGCGTGCCGGCGTCGTCGAGGATCACCTCGAGCTTCGCGTCCTCGTCGATCTCCACCGGTCGGCCCACGAAGTCGGCCGCGATCGGCAGCTCGCGCCCGCCCCGGTCGAAGAGCACCGCGAGCCACACCCGGCGCGGCCGGCCGTAGTCGAGCAGGCAGTCGATCGCCGCGCGCACCGTGCGCCCCGTCTGGAGCACGTCGTCGACGAGCACCACGTCTCGCCCGCGCACGTCGAAGTCGATCGCGCTGGGCCCGATCTTGGGATCCGGCAGCGCGGTCGCCGCGTCGTCCCGGTAGAGCGCGATGTCGATCGTCCCGGTCGGCACGTCGAGGGCCTCCGCGAGCGCGATCTCGCGCGCGAGCATCTCGGCGATGGGCACGCCGCCGCGGCGGATCCCGACGATGGCGAGCCGCTCGGGGCTCTTCGCGCCGCTGCGCATCGCCTCTTCCACGATCGACGCCGCCATCCGCCGCACGCTTCGCGTGATGGCCTCCGCATCGGCGAGCAGCTCCGGCGTTTCGCTCACGGCGCCTGTCTACGCCCCGCCTCCTCGGCGCGTCAAGGTCACCCCGAGCGATGCCGGGCTTGCAAGCGCGAGCGCCTGGAAGCAAGGTCCGCGCGGTGAGCGAAGAAGCACCGCTGTTGGAGCGCCGAAAAGACCATCACCTCGACGTCGTGCTGAACGAGGAGGTCGGCTCCGGAGGGGCCGCCGTCGGCCTCGGGCGGTTCACCCTCGAGATGGACGCGCTGCCCGAGCTGGACCTCGAGGACGTGGACCTGACCACGGAGCTCTGCGGCAAGACGCTGCGGGCGCCCATCCTGGTCGGGGCGATGACCGGCGGGACCGATCGCGCCGGCGAGGTGAACCGCACGCTGGCGAAGGCCGCGGCGCGGGTCGGCGTGGGCATGGCCCTCGGCTCGCAGCGCGCGATGATCGTCAAGCCCGAGCTCGCCCCGAGCTTCGCCGTGAAGGAGGCGGCGCCGGAGCTGCCCCTGCTCTTCGGCAACGTCGGCGCGGTGCAGCTCAACTACGGGGTCGACGCAGCGCAGATCCAGGAGGCCCTCGAGGCGGTGGGCGCGGACGCGCTCAACTTCCACCTCAACCCCCTCCAGGAGGCCGTGCAGCCCGAAGGAGACACGCGCTTCTCCGGCCTGCTCGACAAGATCGCCGAGGTCGCGCAGACCCTCGACGTCCCGGTGCTCCTCAAGGAGGTCGGCTCCGGCATCAGCCAGCGCACCGCGGCCAAGATCGCCGATCTCCCCGTCGACGGGGTGGAGACGGCGGGCACGGGCGGGACGAGCTGGGCCAAGGTCGAGAGCTTCCGCGGCGATCCCGACAGCAAGCAGGCGGCGGTCGGTCGCCGGCTCGCGGGCTTCGGCGTGCGCACCGCGGACTCCATCCTCCATTGCCGGCGCGCCATGGGCGATCGTGTGGTGATCGGCTCGGGCGGCGTGCGCACCGGGATGGACATCGCGGTCGCGATCGCGCTCGGCGCCGACGCCGCCGCCCTCGCCGCGCCCCTCCTCGAGGCGGCGATGCGGGGCGAGGACGAGACGGTGCAGGTGCTCGAGGCGCTGATCTACGAGCTGAAGGTCATCTGCTTCTGCACGGGCGCGCGCACCGCGCTGGACCTGCGCGGCGTCCGCCTGCTCGAGGCCTGAAGGCGAGGCCTGAAGGCGAGGCCTGAAGGCTAGAGCACATCTCGAGAACCCGGACCGAGCGTGGCCGAGCGCGACGGGTCCCAGCCGTGGTTGGGCGCGACGAGGAAATGCCGGAGTATTTTCGAGGAGCGACCGGCCGCGGATGGGGCCCGTCCCGCCGGCCAGGCGACGGGAGGGGTCTCGCGATGTGCTCTAAGACGTCTCGCCGGCGGGGACGGCCGAGTGGGGCATCTCCTCGCCGTTCTGCTGGCGCTCGCGCATCTCGTACTTGGACGGGCAGCGCGGGATCACCTGGTTGGCGAGGAAGGTGCCGTCGGTCTGGAGCTGACCCTGCACGACGACGTCCATGGGCATGTCGTCGCGGAAGGTGTCGGGCACGACGCAGCGCGGGAAGCGGACGGCCATCTGGAGGCCCTCGCGCGCGAGCACGAAGCGGTGCTCACAGCTCGGCTGGTTCTCGAACTCGACCGAGCCCTCCTGGAGCTGTCCCTCGACGCGGAGCTCACGGCCCACGTAGCGGTCGGGCTCGCTCATGACCTCGTTGACGAGCTTGCTGTAGACGAAGGCGTCCGAGGCCGAGGTCCCGAAGAGCAGGAGCGCGACGCCGCCCCCGAGCAGGACGAACACCGCGCCGATCTTGGCCCAGGCGGGGATCCGGGGCTCGTCGCTATCACTCCGGACGCGGGGCGCCGCGGCGGGCTCGGGCTCTGGCTCGGCCCCGCCGTCGTCTCGGCGCAGCTCCTCGGCGAGATCGTCGTCGTCCATGACCGGGGAATTATGGCGCCGCGACGCCCCGAGGGAAAGGGGGGTGGACGGAAAACGAAGACCCGAGCACCCACACGGGGTACCCGGGCCGTCGAGCCGGTCCGGCTGGCGAAGAGCCAGTCGAGCTCAGCTGAGCGCGCCGAGCAGCTGGAAGCTGATGATGAGCGCGTAGATGACCAGCGACTCGATGAGCGCGAGGCCGAGAATCATCGGGACGAAGATCTTGCCCGACGCGTTGGGGTTGCGAGCGATGCCCTCGAGCGCAGCCGCCGCCGCACGGCCCTGGCCGAGCGCGCCGCCGAACGCCGCGATCCCGATGCCGAGACCCGCCGCGAGAGCGATGGACATGTTGGCGTCGTAGTTGTTCGACGCGGCGTCCTGCGCGAAGGCGGTGGACGCGAGCGCGAGCGTCGAGAAACCCGACAGCAGAGCAAGGATTTTCTTCTTCATGGGAGAGCCTCCGTTGGACCTCTGGTTGAGCTGACGGCCTCCGGCCGCCGGACCCTACGAAACACTGATTGATTGGGACGGGAGGGCACGGACGTGCCCGGGAGCTTCAGTGGTCTTCCGAGTGCTCGATGGCCATCGCGATGTACACGGTGGACAGGATGCAGAAGACCAGGCACTGCACGACCACCACGAGGGAGCCGAGCAGCAGGATCGGGACGGGGACGATGAACGGCACCAGCCCGAGGAACACGCTGAGCACGAGGTGATCGGCGAACATGTTGGCCATGAGGCGCACCGCGAGCGACGCGGGCCGCACGAGATGGCTGATGACCTCGACCACGAACATCAGGAGCATCAGCGGCAGCGCGTACCACTTGATGATGGGGCCGAAGAAGTGCTTGAAGTACGGCAAGCCGTGCTCCTTCACTCCGAAGATGTGCGTGGCGAAGAAGATGATGATCGCGCAGGCGAGCGTCACGCTGAGCGAGCTCGTCGGCGGCACGAAGCCGGGCACGAGGCCCATCGCGTTCGAGAAGAGGATGAAGAACGCGCAGGTGCCGATGAGCGGCAGGAAGAAGCGCGCCGCCTTCCCGCCCATGATGTCCTTCATCATGTTGTAGGCGGTGCCCACGAAGAGCTCCACGAACGTCCGGAGCGTCAGCGTGTCGTCGGGGATCAGCGCGGCGTGCTTGTCCTTGATCTTCGAGTAGGAGAAGAAGGACACGATCGCGAGCAGGATCACCACGAAGCCGACGTGGATGAGCGCCTGCGTCCCGTGGCCGGGGTTGTGGGCGATGTCGACCGGGCTGCCGAGCATGCCCCAGGTCTTGCCCTCGTCGTTGAACGGCCAGCCCATGAGGTGCATGGCGTTCTGGGAGTTCTCGTAGACCGGCTGGAGCAGGTTCTCCGACCAGGTGTAGCTGCCCTCGGACATCTCAGCTCTCCTCCGCCATGTCTGCGGCTTCGGGGTCGATGGGGGAGGCCCCACCGTCGAACAGCGCGGCGTGGAAGCCGCCAGCCAGAATCCCGAGCACGAGGCCGCTCAGGCCGATGGTGAATCCGATGGGGTCGACGACCCCGGTGGCCAAGACCGCCCAGGCGACGAGGAGCATCGCGAGCATCTTGACCGCGAGCAGGCCACCCCACACGAGGCGGCCACGATCGTTGGCGATGACGAGGCGCTTGCCGACCCAGCGCATGGCCATCCAGTTGAGGCTGCCGAGCACCGCGCCGACCGCCGCGCCGATCCCCGTGTGGAGGCCGAGCGTCACGAACGCCACCACCGTCAGGAGCGCGGAGGCGCCCAGGACGTAGAGGGTGATGCGTCGGAGTGTGTCGCGGAGGTCCATCGGTGCGTCAGCAGTCGTTCAGTCGTTCTCGATGCGGTCCGGGTCGAACCGGCGGGCCGCATACCACAGGCCGCGGAAGCCGGCGAGCATGCCCAGGACGAGGCCCAGATAGGCGAGGAGAGGTGCGGTGTCGAGCCGTCCGTCGAGCCAGCGTCCGCCGAAGTAGCCCAGGCAGACCGCCAGGACCAACTCGATGCCCACCGCGCTCACGCGGCTGGCCAGCTTCAGCTGTTTGCGTTCCTCCGGGCCGAGCAACATCGCGTCATTTCCAGTCGCCGCAGGGGCGAGTTCTCCCGGAGCGCGGCGGCCATGTAGCATGGGCCCCTGGGGGGGTCAAGCGGGCCCAGGGCACCCCAACTCCGGGCAAAAACCAAAAGGATTTCAGGTGGCTAGACGGCCTTCAGAGCCGCCCGAAAAGCGTCCTCGGTGGCGCTCAGCGCCGCGTCGTCGTGGGTGATGGAGAGGAAGCCCGCTTCGTACTGCGCGGGCGGCCAGTGGACGCCGTTCTCGAGCATGGCCGCGTGCCACGCGCCGAACGCCTTCGTGTCGGCCTGGGCCGCGTCGTCCCACCGCCGAACGGGGCCGTCCTTGAAGTAGGGGGTGATCATCGAGCCCACCCGCTGGACGGTCACCGTCCGGCCGGCGTCCTTCGCCGCGGCCCGGAAGCTCTCCTCGAGCCGGGCCCCGGACGCCTCGAGGGTCTCGTAGACCCCCTCCTCGCGGAGGAGCCGCAGGGTGGCGAGCCCCGCCGCGACCGCGAGCGGGTTCCCGCTCAAGGTGCCGGCCTGGTAGACCGGGCCGTCGGGGGCGATCTTCTTCATGATCTCGCGCTTGCCCCCGTAGGCGCCCATCGGCAGGCCGCCGCCGATGATCTTGCCGAGCGTGGTGAGATCGGGCGTGACCCCGAAGCGCTCCTGGGCGCCGCCCGCGGAGACCCGGAAGCCGGTCATGACCTCGTCGAACACCAGGACGACGCCGTGCTTCGTGCACAGCTCGCGCAGGCCCTCGAGGTAGCCGGGCTCGGGCGGGACGCAGCCCATGTTCCCGGCCACGGGCTCGAGGATGATCGCGGCGATCTCGTCCCCCTGGGCCTCGAAGCGCGCGCGGATGGCCTCGAGGTCGTTGTACGGCTCGACGATCGTCGTCGACGCGATCGCCTCGGGCACGCCCGCGCTGGTGGGCACGCCGAAGGTCGCCAGCCCGCTCCCGGCCTTGACCAGGAGGTAGTCGGCGCCGCCGTGATAGTTGCCCTCGCACTTCACGACGAGATCGCGGCCGGTGTACCCGCGGGCCGCCCGGAGCGCGCCCATCACCGCCTCGGTGCCGCTCGAGACGAAGCGGATCATCTCGATCGAGGGGAAGAAGGAGTGGACCTGCTCCGCCAGCTCCGTCTCCTGGGCGGTGGGCGCGCCGTAGCTCGCGCCCCGGGCCGCCGCGTCCTGGACCGCCTTGACCACCTGCGGGTGGGCGTGCCCGAGGATCATGGGGCCCCAGCTGCCGACGTAGTCGACATAGCGGGTGCCGTCGGCGCCCCAGAGGTAGGGCCCCTCGGCGCGGTCCACGAAGATCGGATGCTCGCCGACCGCCTTGAACGCGCGCACGGGGGAGCTGACCCCGCCCGGCATCCAGTGCTGAGCCTTCTCGAAGAGCGCTTTGGAAACGGTGTCTCCCATGCGCGCGGAGCGTGGGGGCAGGGCCGGCCACGTTCAAGGCGACTGCTCACGCCGGGGCGCGGGCCGCGCGCCGCACCCACGCTGCGGAATAATCAGCGCTCCTGGGGGTTTGCGTGCCGGCCGACAACGGTGCTACCCGGCATGCCCATCCATGACGTCACGGCCCTCCGCGGGCCGTTCCGAACCTCCGAGAAGAGCAGCCCCATGTACAACGACGTTCGCGCCATCAACGACATGGTCCAGCGCGAGAGCGCCTTCATCGACCCGATCATGGAAGAGGTCCGCAAGGTCATCGTCGGTCAGGACGCGATGATCGAGCGGATCCTGATCGGCCTGCTCACCGGCGGCCACGTCCTGCTCGAGGGCGTGCCCGGGCTGGCCAAGACGCTCACCGTCAAGACCGTCTGCGACACCATCCACGCGCGCTTCAGCCGCATCCAGTTCACGCCCGACATGCTGCCCGCCGACGTGGTCGGCACCGTCATCTACAACCAGCAGCGCGGGGACTTCACGGCCAAGAAGGGCCCGATCTTCGCGAACCTGGTGCTGGCCGACGAGATCAACCGCGCGCCGGCCAAGGTCCAGGCCGCGCTCCTCGAGGCGATGCAGGAGCGGCAGGTGACGATCGGCGACACGACGCACTCGCTCGCGCGCCCGTTCATGGTCATGGCCACCCAGAACCCGGTCGAGCAGGAGGGGACCTACCCGCTCGCCGAGGCGCAGGTCGACCGCTTCATGATGCACGTCGTGGTCGGCTACCCGAGCCGGGACGAGGAGCGCGAGATCATGAAGCGCATGACCCAGTCCAAGCTGCGGGATCTGGGCAAGAAGGAAGACGGCGAAGGCGACGGCGGGGTCAAGGCGGTGGCGGACCCGGCCCAGGTCCTCGCGGCGCGCGACGCGATCGGGCACATCATCGTCGACGAGAAGATCAACGACTACATCCTCGACGTGGTCATCGCGACGCGGGACCCGCGCAAGGCGGGCATGAAGGACCTGACCGACATGGTCGCCCACGGCGCCTCGCCGCGCGCCTCGATCTCCCTCAACCTCGCGGCGCGCGCGCACGCGTTCATCAAGCACCGCGGGTACGTCACGCCCGAGGACGTCAAGGCGGTCGGGCCCGACGTGCTCCGTCACCGCATCATGCTCACCTACGAGGCCGAGGCGGAGGAGCTCACCAGCGAGCAGATCGTCCGCCGCGTGTTCGACACCGTCGAGGTCCCCTGAAGCCCGGCCCCGGCCATGATCCCCAAAGAGATCATCAAGAAGCTCCGGAAGATCGAGATCCGGACCAGCCGGCTGGCCAACGAACAGCTCGCGGGCGGGTACCACTCCGTCTTCAAGGGCCGGGGCATGGCGTTCAGCGAGGTGCGGCAGTACCAGCCGGGCGACGACGTGCGCTTCATCGACTGGAACGTCAGCGCGCGCATGAACGAGACCTACGTGAAGGTCTTCACCGAAGAGCGCGAGATGACGGTGATGCTGCTCGTCGATCTGAGCGGCTCGGAGCGCTTCGGCTCGGTGGCCCGGCCCAAGGTCGAGACGGTGGCGGAGGTGGCGGCGCTGCTCGCCTTCAGCGCGATCAAGAACAACGATCGCGTGGGGCTGGTGCTCTTCACCGACAGGGTCGAGAAGACGATCCCGCCGAAGAAGGGCAAGAGCCACGTGATGCGCGTGGTGACGGAGATCCTCAACGCCCGGCCCACCGGCGAGGGCACGGACCTGTCGGTGGCGCTCGACCACCTGGGCCACGTCGCGCGCCGCCGCGCGGTGGCGTTCCTGGTGAGCGACTTCATCGCCGAGCAGTACGAGAAGCCGCTCCGCATCGCGTCCGCGCGCCACGATCTGATCCCGATCCAGGTCGTCGACCCGCGCGAAGAGGAGCTGCCCGACGTGGGGCTCGCGCTCTTCGAGGACCTCGAGAGCGGCGACGTGATCGAGGTCGACACCGGCGACCCGCGCGTCCGCAAGGCCTACCAGCGCCGGGTGGCGCGCCACCGTCAGAAGCGGGAAGAGATGTTCCGTCGGCTCAGCGTCGACCACATCACGGTGCAGACGGATCGCGACTACGTGCGGCCGCTGACGGATCTCTTCCGCCGGCGGGCGAGAAGGATGAAGGGATACGGGTGAAGCGCGGCATCGCACACGCGACGCTCCGTTGGGTCGGCCTCTGGCTGGCCCTCGCCGTCGTGTGCCCGGGGCTCACGGCGGCGCAGAGGCCGGCGCCGCGGCCGAGCCCGGAGACCGGGGGCGATACGGCTCCGGCCCCCGGGACCGCTCCCGCTCCGGCTCC
It contains:
- a CDS encoding MoxR family ATPase; the encoded protein is MYNDVRAINDMVQRESAFIDPIMEEVRKVIVGQDAMIERILIGLLTGGHVLLEGVPGLAKTLTVKTVCDTIHARFSRIQFTPDMLPADVVGTVIYNQQRGDFTAKKGPIFANLVLADEINRAPAKVQAALLEAMQERQVTIGDTTHSLARPFMVMATQNPVEQEGTYPLAEAQVDRFMMHVVVGYPSRDEEREIMKRMTQSKLRDLGKKEDGEGDGGVKAVADPAQVLAARDAIGHIIVDEKINDYILDVVIATRDPRKAGMKDLTDMVAHGASPRASISLNLAARAHAFIKHRGYVTPEDVKAVGPDVLRHRIMLTYEAEAEELTSEQIVRRVFDTVEVP
- a CDS encoding DUF58 domain-containing protein, translated to MIPKEIIKKLRKIEIRTSRLANEQLAGGYHSVFKGRGMAFSEVRQYQPGDDVRFIDWNVSARMNETYVKVFTEEREMTVMLLVDLSGSERFGSVARPKVETVAEVAALLAFSAIKNNDRVGLVLFTDRVEKTIPPKKGKSHVMRVVTEILNARPTGEGTDLSVALDHLGHVARRRAVAFLVSDFIAEQYEKPLRIASARHDLIPIQVVDPREEELPDVGLALFEDLESGDVIEVDTGDPRVRKAYQRRVARHRQKREEMFRRLSVDHITVQTDRDYVRPLTDLFRRRARRMKGYG